A section of the Rhizobium sp. BG4 genome encodes:
- a CDS encoding quinone oxidoreductase, whose amino-acid sequence MAKTQAVAFTRNGGPEVLDYVDVDLPPPGAGEVQLKHAAIGLNFIDVYFRDGTYKAPHLPFVTGKEASGTITAVGPGVTGFAVGDRVAYASADGAYSVERNIDTKHLVKVPDGISLETAAAMMLKGMTAEYLLNRTFKVGPETVLLFHAAAGGVGLIAGQWARALGATVIGTAGSDDKVKLALEHGYDHVINYRTENFVERVKEITGGKGVDVVYDSIGRDTFPHSLDCLKPRGLFASFGQSSGGIENFTLAALAQRGSLFATRPTLFSYIATPQELKDCANALFAVVLSNKVRININQTYPLREVGRAHTDLEARKTTGTTLLIP is encoded by the coding sequence ATGGCAAAGACGCAGGCAGTCGCATTCACCCGCAATGGCGGCCCGGAGGTTCTTGACTATGTGGATGTCGATCTGCCGCCGCCCGGCGCCGGCGAGGTGCAGCTGAAACATGCTGCGATCGGCCTGAACTTCATCGACGTCTATTTCCGCGACGGCACCTACAAGGCGCCGCATCTGCCCTTCGTCACCGGTAAGGAAGCCTCCGGCACCATCACCGCTGTCGGCCCGGGCGTGACCGGCTTTGCCGTCGGTGACCGGGTGGCCTATGCCAGCGCCGATGGCGCCTATAGCGTCGAGCGCAACATCGACACCAAGCATCTGGTCAAGGTGCCCGACGGCATCAGTCTCGAGACTGCAGCGGCGATGATGCTCAAGGGCATGACGGCCGAGTATCTGCTGAACCGCACTTTCAAGGTCGGCCCGGAAACGGTCCTGCTGTTCCACGCCGCTGCCGGCGGCGTCGGCCTGATTGCCGGCCAGTGGGCGAGGGCGCTCGGCGCTACCGTCATCGGTACGGCGGGATCGGACGACAAGGTCAAGCTGGCGCTCGAGCACGGTTACGATCACGTCATCAACTACAGGACCGAAAACTTCGTCGAAAGGGTGAAGGAAATCACCGGCGGCAAGGGCGTCGATGTCGTCTATGACTCCATCGGCCGCGACACCTTCCCGCACTCGCTCGACTGCCTGAAGCCGCGCGGTCTCTTCGCCTCCTTCGGTCAATCCTCTGGCGGCATTGAGAATTTCACGCTTGCCGCACTCGCCCAGCGCGGCTCGCTCTTCGCCACCCGGCCGACGCTCTTCAGCTATATTGCGACACCGCAAGAGCTTAAGGATTGTGCAAACGCGCTATTTGCTGTTGTGCTGAGCAACAAAGTGCGTATCAATATCAATCAAACATATCCGCTACGTGAGGTGGGACGGGCTCACACGGATCTGGAAGCAAGAAAAACGACTGGAACTACGCTGCTGATCCCATAG
- a CDS encoding GntR family transcriptional regulator gives MQNSQSHQSYLALEHAIVTLAVKPGAMVTERQLIDMTGHGRTPVREAIQKLAWQGLIIVRPRVGLQIAEIGPDDHASVMQVRRELEPIAAALVAEHANEDQREALAGCENAMRACADSGDLAAFFAADKAFDEVLEEACPNQFITAALGPVQTHSRRIWYSTANPSRMERSIALHVATIEAIREGRTDAARDTMTVLIDYLSQK, from the coding sequence ATGCAGAACTCGCAAAGTCACCAATCCTACCTGGCGCTTGAGCACGCGATCGTGACGCTCGCTGTGAAGCCCGGTGCCATGGTGACGGAGCGCCAGCTGATCGACATGACCGGCCACGGCCGCACGCCGGTGCGCGAGGCGATCCAGAAGCTCGCGTGGCAGGGCCTGATCATCGTGCGCCCGCGCGTCGGCCTGCAGATTGCTGAGATCGGCCCTGACGACCACGCCAGCGTCATGCAGGTGCGCCGCGAGCTGGAGCCGATTGCCGCGGCCCTCGTTGCCGAGCACGCGAACGAGGATCAGCGCGAGGCGCTCGCCGGCTGCGAGAACGCCATGCGGGCCTGCGCCGATAGCGGCGATCTTGCTGCCTTCTTCGCTGCCGACAAGGCGTTCGACGAAGTGCTGGAGGAGGCCTGTCCCAACCAGTTCATCACCGCGGCGCTCGGCCCGGTGCAGACCCATTCGCGCCGCATCTGGTACTCGACCGCCAACCCGTCCCGCATGGAGCGCTCGATCGCGCTGCATGTCGCAACGATCGAGGCGATCCGCGAGGGACGCACCGACGCCGCCCGTGACACGATGACCGTACTCATCGACTATCTCAGCCAGAAATGA
- a CDS encoding ferredoxin--NADP reductase — MNAPAKTEDFASSIPANVYAETVLSVTHYTDRLFRFTMTRPQGFRFRSGEFAMIGLMVEGKPVFRAYSIASPAWAEELEFFSIKVPDGPLTSHLQGIKPGDQVLMRKKPTGTLVLDALTPGKRLYMFSTGTGIAPFASLIRDPETYEKFEEVILTHTTRDVAELKYGFDLVDEIRNDELLAEIVGDKLRHYATVTREDFERTGRITDLIESGKLFTDLGIPPIDPAIDRGMICGSSAMLKDTKELLEKAGLEEGANSKPAEFVIERAFVG; from the coding sequence ATGAACGCCCCTGCAAAGACCGAAGATTTCGCCTCCTCCATTCCGGCAAACGTCTATGCCGAAACGGTGCTGAGCGTGACCCATTATACCGACCGGCTCTTCCGCTTCACGATGACCCGGCCGCAGGGCTTCCGTTTCCGCTCGGGCGAGTTCGCGATGATCGGCCTGATGGTCGAGGGCAAGCCGGTATTCCGCGCCTATTCGATCGCCAGCCCGGCCTGGGCCGAAGAGCTCGAATTCTTCTCGATCAAGGTTCCGGATGGCCCGCTGACCTCACATCTGCAGGGCATCAAGCCTGGCGACCAGGTGCTGATGCGCAAAAAGCCGACCGGCACGCTGGTCCTCGACGCGCTGACCCCCGGCAAGCGCCTCTACATGTTCTCGACCGGCACCGGCATAGCACCCTTCGCCAGTCTGATCCGCGATCCCGAGACCTATGAGAAGTTCGAGGAAGTCATCCTCACCCATACGACGCGTGACGTTGCCGAACTGAAATACGGCTTCGACCTCGTTGACGAAATCCGCAACGACGAGCTGCTCGCCGAAATCGTCGGCGACAAGCTGCGCCACTATGCGACCGTGACCCGCGAGGATTTCGAGCGCACCGGCCGTATTACCGACCTCATCGAGTCCGGGAAGCTGTTCACCGATCTCGGCATCCCGCCGATCGATCCGGCGATCGACCGCGGCATGATCTGCGGCTCCTCGGCCATGCTGAAGGACACCAAGGAACTGCTCGAAAAGGCGGGCCTGGAAGAAGGCGCCAACAGCAAGCCGGCCGAGTTCGTCATCGAACGCGCCTTTGTAGGCTGA
- the pcsA gene encoding phosphatidylcholine synthase, which yields MKIFNYKRVPYAEMRAFSVHILTASGSFLAFLGVVAAAEHRFIDMFWWLGLALLVDGIDGPIARKVRVKEVLPNWSGDTLDNIIDYVTYVLLPAFALYQSGMIGEPWSFAAAGMIVVSSAIYYADMGMKTEEYFFSGFPVVWNMIVFTLFVMDASAMTAMIVVTVSVFLTFLPINFLHPVRVKRLRPLNLGVFFLWSALGIYSLLMHFDMPHWAVVLFIISGIYLYCIGAVLQFFPALGKSE from the coding sequence ATGAAGATTTTCAATTACAAGCGCGTACCCTACGCGGAGATGCGCGCCTTTTCCGTCCATATTCTGACGGCTTCCGGCTCCTTTCTGGCCTTCCTCGGCGTTGTGGCCGCTGCCGAACATCGTTTCATCGACATGTTCTGGTGGCTGGGCCTGGCGCTCCTCGTCGACGGCATCGACGGCCCGATCGCCCGCAAGGTGCGGGTCAAGGAAGTGCTGCCGAACTGGTCGGGCGACACGCTCGACAACATCATCGACTACGTCACCTACGTACTGCTTCCGGCCTTCGCGCTCTATCAGAGCGGCATGATCGGCGAGCCCTGGTCTTTTGCCGCCGCCGGCATGATCGTCGTCTCCAGCGCCATCTACTATGCCGACATGGGCATGAAGACCGAGGAATACTTCTTCTCGGGCTTCCCCGTCGTTTGGAACATGATCGTCTTCACGCTCTTCGTCATGGATGCGAGCGCGATGACGGCGATGATCGTCGTCACGGTCTCGGTATTCCTGACGTTCCTGCCGATCAATTTCCTGCATCCGGTCCGCGTCAAGCGCCTGCGGCCGCTCAATCTCGGCGTCTTCTTTCTCTGGTCGGCGCTCGGCATCTATTCGCTGCTGATGCATTTCGACATGCCGCATTGGGCGGTTGTCCTCTTCATCATCAGCGGTATCTATCTCTACTGCATCGGCGCCGTGCTGCAGTTCTTCCCGGCGCTTGGAAAGAGCGAATAG
- a CDS encoding BMP family ABC transporter substrate-binding protein yields MKKIALALAASAAALISVGSAQAADKTKICFVYVGSHTDGGYSQAHDLGRQQIQKEFGDKIETPYLENVPEGPDAERAIERLARSGCKLIFTTSFGFMDATVKVAAKFPNVKFEHGTGYKTGPNLATYNSRFYEGRYILGQIAAKTSKNHGAAYIASFPIPEVVMGINSFEQGAKSVDPSFKLKVIWVNTWFDPGKEADAAKAMIDQGVDVLTQHTDTTAPMQVAEERGIHAFGQASDMIAAGPKAQLTAIVDTWGNYYSKRVHALLDGTWKSEQSWDGLKDGILKMADYTNMPDDVKKMAQDTEAKIKSGELHPFTGPINKQDGTPWLKAGEKADDGTLLGMNFYVEGVDDKLPQ; encoded by the coding sequence ATGAAGAAAATAGCACTCGCACTCGCCGCATCGGCTGCCGCGCTGATCAGCGTCGGTTCCGCTCAGGCGGCGGACAAGACCAAGATCTGCTTCGTCTATGTCGGTTCGCACACCGACGGCGGCTACTCGCAGGCACACGATCTCGGCCGCCAGCAGATCCAGAAGGAATTCGGCGACAAGATCGAAACGCCTTACCTCGAAAACGTGCCGGAAGGCCCGGACGCCGAGCGCGCCATCGAGCGTCTCGCCCGTTCCGGCTGCAAGCTGATCTTCACGACCTCCTTCGGCTTCATGGACGCGACCGTCAAGGTTGCCGCCAAGTTCCCGAACGTGAAGTTCGAACACGGCACCGGCTACAAGACCGGCCCGAATCTCGCGACCTACAACTCGCGTTTCTACGAAGGCCGCTACATCCTCGGCCAGATCGCTGCCAAGACCTCGAAGAACCACGGCGCTGCCTACATCGCCTCCTTCCCGATTCCTGAAGTCGTGATGGGCATCAACTCCTTCGAGCAGGGCGCCAAGTCCGTCGACCCGAGCTTCAAGCTGAAGGTCATATGGGTCAACACCTGGTTCGACCCGGGCAAGGAAGCCGATGCCGCCAAGGCGATGATCGACCAGGGCGTCGACGTCCTGACGCAGCACACCGACACGACCGCGCCGATGCAGGTTGCTGAAGAGCGCGGCATCCACGCCTTCGGTCAGGCCTCCGACATGATCGCAGCCGGCCCGAAGGCACAGCTGACGGCGATCGTCGACACCTGGGGCAACTACTACTCCAAGCGCGTTCACGCGCTGCTCGACGGCACCTGGAAGTCCGAGCAGAGCTGGGATGGCCTGAAGGACGGTATCCTCAAGATGGCCGACTACACCAACATGCCTGACGACGTGAAGAAGATGGCGCAGGATACCGAAGCCAAGATCAAGTCCGGTGAACTGCATCCCTTCACCGGCCCGATCAACAAGCAGGACGGTACGCCCTGGCTGAAGGCCGGCGAGAAGGCTGATGACGGCACGCTGCTCGGCATGAACTTCTACGTCGAAGGCGTCGACGACAAGCTGCCGCAATAA
- a CDS encoding ABC transporter permease: MRIELEKRPQVSKLYAFVSPLLALALTLIAGAIMFAILGKDPIEALDAFFIEPLLEVWSLHELAIKAAPLILIAVGLSVCYRSNNWNIGAEGQFTVGAITGSILPIVFTEWHSPMVLPLMLIMGAIGGALFAAIPALLKAHFNTNEILTSLMLVYIAQLFLDWLIRGRWRNPQGFNFPESVGFPPEATLPAIWEESGRAHWAFIFAIVAAILVWFMMKYTLKGFEIVVLGQSERAGRFAGFSSKRMIWFGFLFSGALAGLAGISEVSGSIGHLQPAISPGYGFTAIIVAFLGRLNPLGIILSGLVLALTYLGGEAAQLSIGVSDKVTRVFQGLLLFFVLSCDTLIYYKIRIIWSRVRGGAA; this comes from the coding sequence ATGCGCATTGAACTCGAAAAGCGTCCGCAGGTCTCGAAGCTTTACGCCTTCGTCTCGCCGCTGCTCGCACTGGCCCTGACGTTGATTGCCGGCGCCATCATGTTCGCCATTCTCGGCAAGGACCCGATCGAGGCGCTCGACGCCTTCTTCATCGAGCCGCTGCTCGAAGTCTGGTCGCTGCACGAACTGGCGATCAAGGCCGCACCGCTGATCCTGATCGCTGTCGGCCTGTCGGTCTGTTACCGTTCGAACAACTGGAACATCGGCGCCGAAGGCCAGTTCACGGTTGGCGCGATCACCGGTTCGATCCTGCCGATCGTCTTCACCGAATGGCATTCGCCGATGGTGCTGCCGCTGATGCTGATCATGGGCGCGATCGGCGGGGCGCTGTTTGCAGCAATCCCGGCACTGCTCAAGGCGCATTTCAACACCAACGAAATCCTGACTTCGCTGATGCTGGTCTATATCGCCCAGCTCTTCCTCGACTGGCTGATCCGCGGCCGCTGGCGCAATCCGCAGGGCTTCAACTTCCCTGAAAGCGTCGGCTTTCCGCCGGAAGCGACTTTGCCCGCGATCTGGGAGGAGTCCGGCCGCGCGCATTGGGCCTTCATCTTCGCGATCGTTGCCGCGATCCTCGTCTGGTTCATGATGAAATACACGCTGAAGGGCTTCGAGATCGTCGTCCTCGGGCAGTCGGAACGGGCAGGGCGTTTTGCAGGCTTTTCCTCGAAGCGGATGATCTGGTTCGGCTTCCTGTTCTCAGGCGCTCTGGCCGGTCTCGCAGGCATTTCCGAAGTCTCCGGTTCGATCGGCCACCTGCAGCCGGCGATCTCGCCGGGTTATGGCTTTACCGCGATCATTGTCGCCTTCCTCGGCCGCCTTAATCCGCTCGGCATCATTCTCTCCGGCCTGGTGCTGGCGCTGACCTATCTCGGCGGCGAGGCAGCGCAGCTGTCGATTGGTGTCTCCGACAAGGTTACGCGCGTCTTCCAGGGACTGCTGCTGTTCTTCGTGCTCTCCTGCGACACGCTCATCTACTACAAGATCCGCATCATCTGGTCGCGGGTTCGGGGAGGCGCGGCATGA
- a CDS encoding ABC transporter ATP-binding protein encodes MSSSNAPSSGALLSVQKLTKHFGSFAACNEIDLDIAPGEIHALLGENGAGKSTLVKMLFGVLEPTAGHILWEGKPVTIGSPGEARNLGVGMVFQHFSLFEALTVAENIALSLADTIPIGKIAEEARTLSRAYGLPLDPHAHVADLSVGERQRIEIVRALLQNPKLIILDEPTSVLTPQEADKLFETLFKLKAEGRSVLYISHRLEEVQRICDRATVLRHGKVTGACDPKQETPASLARMMVGSDVAAVTHPDRGNKGEVQLAVTGLSVSARTPFAMPLKDVSLAVRSGEILAIAGVAGNGQSELFDALSGEYPVAEPNAVMIRAKPVGTLGITARRLLGAGFVPEERHGHAAVSAMKLSDNLVLARSQSDRKSFLGGGFLGVIKHGAVKTAARRISEAMDVRKSGDDPAAGSLSGGNLQKFIVGRELDRQPAVLVVNQPTWGVDAGAASRIRQALVDLARAGSAVVVISQDLDEIFEVATEIAVISEGRLSPPFPSGELTREKIGLLMGGLHESKPAAEAGHAH; translated from the coding sequence GTGTCGTCATCCAATGCGCCGTCGTCGGGTGCGTTACTGTCGGTCCAGAAGCTGACCAAGCATTTCGGCAGCTTTGCTGCCTGCAATGAAATCGACCTCGATATAGCCCCCGGCGAAATCCACGCTCTGCTTGGAGAAAACGGTGCGGGAAAATCGACCCTGGTGAAAATGCTGTTCGGCGTGCTGGAGCCGACGGCTGGTCACATCCTCTGGGAAGGCAAGCCCGTCACCATCGGCTCCCCCGGCGAGGCCCGCAATCTCGGCGTCGGCATGGTCTTCCAGCACTTCTCGCTGTTCGAAGCGCTGACCGTCGCCGAAAATATCGCTCTCTCGCTCGCTGACACCATCCCGATCGGCAAGATCGCCGAAGAGGCACGCACGCTGTCGCGCGCCTACGGCCTGCCGCTCGATCCGCATGCGCATGTCGCCGACCTCTCGGTCGGCGAACGCCAGCGCATCGAGATCGTCCGCGCCCTGCTGCAAAACCCGAAGCTGATCATCCTCGATGAGCCGACCTCGGTGCTGACGCCGCAGGAAGCCGACAAGCTGTTCGAGACACTCTTCAAGCTGAAGGCCGAGGGCCGCTCCGTTCTCTATATCAGCCACCGTCTCGAGGAAGTGCAGCGCATCTGCGACCGCGCCACCGTTCTTCGCCACGGCAAAGTGACCGGCGCCTGCGATCCGAAGCAGGAAACGCCGGCGTCGCTGGCCCGCATGATGGTCGGCAGCGATGTCGCGGCCGTCACCCATCCCGACCGCGGCAACAAGGGCGAAGTCCAGCTCGCGGTGACCGGCCTTTCGGTCTCTGCGCGTACTCCCTTCGCCATGCCGCTCAAGGACGTCTCTTTGGCTGTCCGCTCCGGCGAAATCCTGGCGATCGCCGGTGTGGCCGGTAATGGTCAGAGCGAACTCTTCGATGCGCTCTCCGGCGAATATCCCGTTGCCGAGCCGAACGCCGTGATGATCCGCGCAAAACCGGTCGGTACCCTCGGCATCACCGCTCGCCGTCTTCTCGGCGCCGGCTTCGTCCCGGAAGAACGCCACGGCCACGCCGCTGTCTCGGCCATGAAGCTGTCGGACAATCTGGTGCTGGCGCGCAGCCAGTCGGATCGCAAGTCCTTCCTTGGCGGAGGCTTCCTCGGTGTCATCAAGCACGGCGCAGTCAAGACCGCCGCGCGCCGCATTTCCGAAGCCATGGATGTCCGCAAGAGCGGAGACGATCCGGCGGCTGGGTCGCTCTCGGGCGGCAACCTGCAGAAGTTCATCGTCGGCCGCGAGCTCGACCGCCAGCCGGCCGTCCTCGTCGTCAATCAGCCGACCTGGGGCGTTGATGCCGGTGCTGCAAGCCGCATCCGTCAGGCTCTGGTCGATCTGGCCCGTGCCGGTTCTGCCGTCGTCGTCATCAGCCAGGATCTCGACGAGATCTTCGAAGTCGCGACCGAGATCGCCGTCATCTCTGAAGGGCGTCTGTCGCCGCCATTCCCGTCGGGCGAACTGACCCGCGAAAAGATCGGCCTGCTCATGGGCGGCCTGCATGAAAGCAAGCCCGCTGCGGAGGCCGGACATGCGCATTGA
- a CDS encoding ABC transporter permease — translation MSIFEAILLTVITASTPLVIAALGELVAERSGVLNLGVEGMMIMGAVAAFAGAQMSGSPYVGLICGIAAGALFSLLFGFLTLTLVANQVATGLALTILGLGVSGMLGESFVSVPGIRLSPIVFPFLSDIPVIGSVLFRQDLTFYLSIALLVGVSWFLFRSRAGLKLRAIGDNHASAHALGINVIRTRYLAVIFGGACAGLAGAQLSLVYTPQWVENMSSGRGWITLALVVFASWRPLRVFAGGYLFGAVTILQLHAQAFGIGIPAQFLSMLPYAATIVVLIIISHNRRTTLINTPASLGKAFVPER, via the coding sequence ATGAGCATCTTCGAAGCAATCCTGCTGACGGTCATCACCGCCTCCACGCCGCTGGTCATCGCCGCACTCGGCGAACTCGTGGCCGAGCGTTCTGGCGTGCTCAATCTCGGTGTCGAGGGCATGATGATCATGGGTGCCGTTGCCGCCTTCGCCGGTGCGCAGATGAGCGGCTCTCCCTATGTCGGCCTGATCTGCGGCATCGCCGCCGGCGCGCTGTTTTCGCTGCTCTTCGGCTTCCTGACGCTGACGCTGGTCGCAAACCAGGTGGCGACGGGGCTGGCGCTGACCATTCTCGGCCTTGGCGTGTCAGGCATGCTCGGCGAATCCTTCGTCAGCGTTCCCGGTATCCGGCTGAGCCCCATCGTCTTCCCGTTCCTGTCGGATATTCCGGTGATCGGCTCGGTGCTGTTCCGCCAGGACCTGACCTTCTACCTGTCGATCGCGCTCTTGGTCGGCGTCAGCTGGTTCCTGTTCCGCAGCCGTGCCGGGCTAAAGCTGCGCGCCATCGGCGACAATCACGCTTCGGCCCATGCGCTCGGCATCAACGTCATCCGCACCCGCTATCTCGCCGTCATCTTCGGTGGCGCCTGCGCCGGTCTTGCCGGCGCGCAGCTGTCGCTCGTCTATACGCCGCAATGGGTGGAGAACATGTCGTCGGGCCGCGGCTGGATCACGCTGGCACTCGTCGTCTTTGCCTCCTGGCGTCCGCTGCGTGTCTTCGCCGGCGGCTATCTGTTCGGCGCCGTCACCATTCTGCAGCTGCATGCCCAGGCCTTCGGCATCGGCATTCCGGCACAGTTCCTGTCGATGCTGCCCTATGCGGCCACTATTGTGGTTCTCATCATCATTTCTCATAATCGGCGCACGACGTTGATCAACACGCCCGCGTCGCTTGGAAAAGCCTTCGTACCGGAGCGATAG
- the ytfQ gene encoding galactofuranose ABC transporter, galactofuranose-binding protein YtfQ — MKLKTALLSATILAACMFGSAQAAGLVVGFSQIGSESGWRAAETTVTKQQAEKRGIDLKFSDAQQKQENQIKAIRSFIAQGVNAILLAPVVETGWDAVLKEAKEADIPVILLDRTIKAPEDLYLTAVTSDQVHEGKVAGDWLVKTVGDKKCNIVELQGTTGSSPAIARKKGFEEAIKGHNNLKIVRSQTGDFTRAKGKEVMESFLKAENGGKDICALYAHNDDMAVGAIQAIKEAGLKPGKDILTISIDSVPDLFKAMADGEANATVELTPNMAGPAFDALDAYLKDKKAPPKWIQTESKLYTQADDPMKVYEEKKGQGY, encoded by the coding sequence ATGAAACTGAAAACTGCACTCTTGAGTGCCACGATTCTGGCTGCCTGCATGTTCGGTTCGGCCCAGGCCGCCGGTCTCGTTGTCGGCTTTTCGCAGATCGGCTCGGAATCGGGCTGGCGCGCTGCCGAAACGACCGTGACCAAGCAGCAGGCCGAGAAGCGCGGCATCGATCTCAAGTTCTCCGATGCTCAGCAGAAGCAGGAAAACCAGATCAAGGCGATCCGCTCCTTCATCGCCCAGGGCGTCAACGCCATCCTGCTCGCACCTGTTGTCGAAACCGGCTGGGATGCCGTCCTGAAGGAAGCCAAGGAAGCCGATATCCCGGTCATCCTGCTCGACCGCACGATCAAGGCGCCGGAGGATCTCTACCTCACCGCCGTGACCTCGGATCAGGTCCATGAAGGCAAGGTTGCCGGTGACTGGCTGGTCAAGACCGTCGGCGACAAGAAGTGCAACATCGTCGAGCTTCAGGGCACGACCGGTTCCTCGCCGGCGATCGCCCGCAAGAAGGGCTTCGAGGAAGCCATCAAGGGTCATAACAACCTGAAGATCGTCCGCAGCCAGACCGGCGACTTCACCCGCGCCAAGGGCAAGGAAGTCATGGAAAGCTTCCTGAAGGCGGAGAACGGCGGCAAGGATATCTGCGCCCTCTACGCCCATAACGACGACATGGCCGTCGGCGCCATCCAGGCGATCAAGGAAGCCGGCCTGAAGCCGGGCAAGGACATCCTGACGATCTCGATCGACTCCGTTCCGGATCTCTTCAAGGCGATGGCTGACGGCGAGGCGAACGCCACGGTCGAGCTGACGCCGAACATGGCGGGTCCGGCCTTCGATGCGCTCGATGCGTATCTGAAGGACAAGAAGGCACCGCCGAAGTGGATCCAGACGGAATCCAAGCTCTACACGCAGGCCGACGATCCGATGAAGGTCTACGAGGAGAAGAAGGGTCAGGGCTACTGA